A window of the Thermodesulfobacteriota bacterium genome harbors these coding sequences:
- a CDS encoding tetratricopeptide repeat protein, producing the protein MNRAAKILVAVISGVCGVVPVSPDRVHAHGAGEPHHAEAVSAISPPVSATSSPVVEVSVLPTWMRYSMSGSRDLTGFPVDEAKMNRELSRLAEKLRPAVAKADGGPDVVEAFRRVLLKDEGFKYDRVAGNPENFLIGGVIARKRGNCLGLSLLWVSLAERLGLPFRGVYVPGHCFVRYDGDDARINVEFSEAGAAWEDARYLEEFRMARPGPYLRSLTTAEMLGVFMKSVGAAYAKKGRHEEALVIYSEGARLYPGLPESWYNAGVSLQRMGRSGEAILKYRKALELDPDMAVARGNLGILLANQGLYAEAIDEARRAVEIDPWNASVRGSLASAHCACGDFDEGIREYRKALEIDPSNVQARAGLTRALYAKGDLVGAARECERAEALGCRFEPWLLEALKPYR; encoded by the coding sequence TTGAACCGTGCGGCAAAAATCCTCGTTGCTGTCATTTCCGGCGTCTGCGGCGTCGTCCCGGTTTCTCCGGACCGCGTACACGCGCACGGCGCGGGGGAGCCCCATCACGCCGAGGCCGTTTCCGCGATATCTCCCCCCGTTTCCGCAACGTCCTCCCCCGTCGTGGAAGTATCCGTTCTGCCGACCTGGATGCGGTACTCCATGTCCGGTAGCCGGGATCTCACCGGATTCCCGGTCGACGAAGCGAAAATGAACCGGGAACTTTCCCGGCTTGCCGAAAAGCTCCGGCCCGCGGTGGCGAAGGCGGATGGAGGCCCGGATGTTGTGGAGGCTTTCCGCCGTGTGCTTCTCAAGGATGAAGGGTTCAAATACGACCGGGTGGCGGGGAACCCGGAAAATTTCCTGATCGGCGGGGTCATCGCCCGGAAGCGCGGGAACTGCCTGGGACTCTCCCTTCTGTGGGTTTCGCTGGCCGAGCGTCTCGGGCTGCCTTTCCGTGGTGTGTATGTGCCGGGGCACTGTTTCGTGCGGTACGACGGGGATGATGCCCGGATCAACGTGGAGTTCTCCGAAGCCGGCGCCGCCTGGGAGGACGCCCGGTACCTTGAGGAGTTCCGCATGGCCCGGCCCGGGCCCTACCTGCGCTCCCTGACCACCGCGGAGATGCTCGGGGTGTTCATGAAAAGCGTGGGGGCCGCGTACGCCAAGAAGGGGCGGCACGAGGAGGCGCTGGTGATCTACTCGGAGGGTGCGCGCCTGTATCCCGGCCTCCCGGAATCGTGGTACAACGCGGGCGTTTCCCTCCAGCGGATGGGCCGCAGCGGAGAGGCGATCCTGAAGTACCGCAAGGCGCTGGAGCTGGACCCGGACATGGCCGTGGCGCGAGGCAACCTCGGGATCCTGCTGGCGAACCAGGGGCTGTACGCGGAAGCGATCGACGAGGCGCGCCGGGCGGTGGAGATCGACCCATGGAACGCCTCGGTCCGGGGGAGCCTGGCTTCGGCCCATTGCGCCTGCGGGGACTTCGACGAAGGGATCCGGGAGTACCGGAAGGCGCTGGAGATCGACCCTTCGAACGTCCAGGCCCGGGCGGGTCTTACGCGGGCGCTGTATGCCAAGGGCGACCTCGTGGGGGCGGCCCGGGAGTGCGAGCGCGCGGAGGCGCTGGGGTGCCGGTTCGAGCCGTGGCTGCTGGAGGCCCTGAAGCCGTATCGTTGA
- a CDS encoding Crp/Fnr family transcriptional regulator produces the protein MASASEDILRKTPLFSSLPEEDLRGVASLAVPRRYGKKEAIFREGDRADGFYVVASGKVKVFKLSEEGKEQVLHVIEPGQSFAEATLFEGGAYPAHAETLSETEMLFVPKRPFLDLLEKRPKVAIRMLGSISRWLRQMTNLVENLSLRDVETRLLLYLSEELQRRGIPLRDGATLELPFSKNVLASRLGTVPETFSRALKKLQEDGRIDVRGKRIRILSAAAIRATAEPGRS, from the coding sequence ATGGCTTCCGCTAGCGAAGACATCCTCCGCAAGACGCCCCTTTTTTCGTCCCTCCCGGAAGAAGATCTTCGCGGGGTGGCTTCCCTTGCGGTCCCGCGCAGGTACGGAAAGAAGGAGGCGATCTTCCGCGAGGGGGACCGCGCGGACGGATTCTACGTCGTCGCTTCCGGCAAGGTGAAAGTGTTCAAACTGTCGGAGGAGGGGAAGGAGCAGGTCCTTCATGTCATCGAGCCCGGGCAGAGCTTTGCGGAGGCGACGCTCTTCGAGGGAGGAGCGTACCCCGCCCACGCCGAGACGCTCTCGGAAACCGAGATGCTCTTCGTCCCGAAGCGCCCTTTCCTCGATCTGCTGGAGAAGCGGCCGAAGGTGGCCATCCGGATGCTCGGGTCGATCTCCCGCTGGCTCCGGCAGATGACCAATCTTGTCGAGAACCTGTCCTTGCGGGACGTCGAGACACGCCTCCTGCTGTATCTTTCGGAAGAGCTGCAGCGCCGCGGGATCCCGCTGCGGGACGGCGCGACGCTGGAGCTTCCGTTCAGCAAGAACGTTCTCGCTTCCCGGCTGGGCACGGTTCCCGAGACCTTCTCCCGCGCTCTCAAGAAGCTGCAGGAAGATGGCCGCATCGACGTCCGAGGGAAAAGGATCCGGATCCTTTCGGCCGCCGCGATCCGGGCAACCGCAGAACCGGGACGTTCCTGA
- a CDS encoding ACT domain-containing protein, which yields MGHFTLSVVGKDRPGIVAEVSRVLYEIGCNIEDSSCTILSGQFAMILVIVHKERSSVPEVDGFFDSLRHDMGLTITLHALGEEEISRKKGFTGRPHIISVYGADRPGIVYTVARELAKYRVNVTDMTTQIVGAEARPVYVMILEADIPEAVDMQELERTLERVRKELAVSISLRPIEPVEL from the coding sequence ATGGGTCATTTCACGCTGAGTGTCGTGGGCAAGGACCGGCCGGGGATCGTCGCGGAGGTGAGCCGGGTTCTCTACGAAATCGGCTGCAACATCGAGGACTCCTCCTGCACGATCCTGTCGGGGCAGTTCGCGATGATCCTGGTGATCGTCCACAAGGAGCGCTCTTCCGTGCCCGAGGTCGATGGATTCTTCGACTCGTTGAGGCACGACATGGGATTGACGATCACGCTGCATGCGCTGGGAGAGGAGGAGATCTCCCGGAAGAAAGGTTTCACCGGGCGGCCGCACATAATATCGGTATACGGGGCGGACCGGCCGGGGATCGTCTACACGGTGGCGCGGGAGTTGGCGAAGTACCGGGTGAACGTCACCGACATGACCACCCAGATCGTGGGGGCGGAAGCCCGCCCGGTGTACGTGATGATCCTCGAGGCGGACATCCCGGAGGCCGTGGACATGCAAGAGCTGGAGCGGACGCTCGAGAGGGTCCGGAAGGAGCTTGCCGTTTCGATATCGCTGCGTCCCATCGAGCCGGTGGAGCTGTAA
- the def gene encoding peptide deformylase has translation MAVLPIRVFPDPILKEKASPVEDPAAVTEFIDDLIETMRHSPGGVGIAAPQVGTPLRIIVVDVSGHRRGGKEANHGLLALLNPEILAMGGEQIVREGCMSVPDYTANVRRAQWVLVDAFDRNGERTIIEGIGFEAVAIQHEMDHLDGILFLDRIASVKNDLFRRKRSG, from the coding sequence ATGGCGGTCCTCCCGATCCGGGTATTTCCCGATCCCATCCTGAAGGAGAAGGCCTCGCCCGTCGAGGACCCGGCGGCGGTGACGGAGTTCATCGACGATCTCATCGAGACGATGCGACACTCGCCCGGGGGCGTGGGGATCGCCGCGCCGCAGGTCGGTACGCCCCTGCGGATCATCGTCGTCGACGTCTCCGGCCATCGCCGAGGCGGCAAGGAGGCGAACCACGGGCTGCTCGCGCTCCTGAACCCGGAGATCCTGGCGATGGGGGGGGAGCAGATCGTGCGCGAGGGATGCATGAGCGTTCCCGACTACACCGCCAACGTCCGCCGCGCCCAATGGGTGCTGGTGGACGCGTTCGACCGCAACGGGGAAAGGACGATCATCGAAGGGATCGGATTCGAGGCGGTGGCGATCCAGCACGAGATGGACCACCTGGACGGCATCCTGTTCCTCGACCGGATCGCGTCGGTGAAGAACGACCTGTTCCGGAGAAAGCGGAGCGGGTAG
- a CDS encoding CHRD domain-containing protein: MVRRMLVLMLAAVAITAFYGVDVSIADEKGGEKVGIKLEAAPDVKTEAKAKASFVLDKASGSLKYKLEVENLQDVTMGHIHAVGDSGLPGPVLAWLYPVGGSAASLKEGKFTGTLAEAALTADQLAGPMKGKTPKEVYEMLEYGKAGVALHTKQNPKGELWGVAKKK; this comes from the coding sequence ATGGTCCGCAGGATGCTGGTCCTTATGCTCGCAGCGGTGGCAATTACCGCATTTTACGGGGTGGATGTCTCCATTGCAGACGAGAAAGGCGGGGAGAAGGTCGGAATCAAGCTGGAAGCCGCTCCCGATGTGAAGACCGAGGCGAAAGCAAAGGCGTCGTTCGTCCTGGATAAGGCCAGCGGAAGCCTGAAGTACAAGTTGGAAGTGGAAAACCTCCAGGACGTCACCATGGGGCACATCCACGCGGTCGGCGACAGCGGCCTTCCGGGCCCGGTCCTGGCCTGGCTCTATCCCGTCGGGGGAAGCGCCGCATCCCTGAAGGAGGGGAAATTCACGGGCACCCTGGCGGAAGCCGCGCTGACCGCAGACCAGCTCGCCGGTCCGATGAAGGGGAAAACGCCGAAGGAAGTGTACGAAATGCTCGAGTACGGGAAAGCCGGGGTGGCTCTCCACACGAAACAGAATCCCAAGGGAGAACTCTGGGGCGTCGCAAAGAAGAAATAG
- a CDS encoding lectin: MRNRLAYRIVVAVVVAGIGTLWGGTPYAAGMSFFVSSAGSGKGGDLGGLEGADKICRTLAESAGAGGKKWRAYLSTQGPGAVNARDRIGKGPWVNAKGVVVAKDVAELHGPANNLNKQTALTEKGEIVNGRGDKPNRHDILTGSQPDGTAFGPEADRTCANWTSSGKGAAMVGHHDRMGLDDSAPAKSWNTSHPSRGPDGGCSQADLRSTGGDGLLYCFAAD; encoded by the coding sequence ATGAGAAACAGGTTGGCGTACCGGATTGTCGTCGCGGTCGTAGTCGCCGGGATCGGAACGTTGTGGGGCGGAACGCCGTACGCTGCCGGCATGAGCTTCTTCGTCAGCAGCGCGGGGTCCGGGAAGGGGGGGGACCTCGGGGGACTCGAAGGGGCGGACAAGATCTGCAGGACGCTGGCGGAGTCCGCGGGCGCGGGGGGCAAGAAGTGGCGCGCCTACCTGAGCACGCAGGGCCCCGGGGCCGTGAACGCCCGCGACCGGATCGGGAAAGGGCCCTGGGTCAACGCCAAGGGGGTCGTCGTCGCCAAGGACGTCGCGGAGCTGCACGGGCCGGCGAACAACCTGAACAAGCAGACGGCGCTCACGGAAAAGGGCGAGATCGTCAACGGGCGCGGGGACAAGCCGAACCGGCACGACATCCTCACCGGATCGCAGCCCGACGGCACGGCGTTCGGCCCCGAGGCCGACCGGACCTGCGCCAACTGGACGAGCAGCGGCAAGGGAGCGGCGATGGTCGGCCATCATGACCGGATGGGGCTCGACGACAGCGCCCCGGCGAAATCGTGGAATACGTCTCACCCCTCGCGCGGACCGGACGGCGGCTGCTCCCAGGCCGACCTGAGAAGCACCGGCGGGGACGGGCTGCTCTACTGCTTCGCGGCGGATTAG